In Ictidomys tridecemlineatus isolate mIctTri1 chromosome 16, mIctTri1.hap1, whole genome shotgun sequence, a single genomic region encodes these proteins:
- the LOC144371503 gene encoding uncharacterized protein LOC144371503 — MLLQTGDRPHESTVCGKVISCSNDIQRHEETHTGWQPYECQQCGEASSLPGVQRHMITHSGGKRFQCEVCGKAFHFSFLFRRHERTHSGEKLYECEQDGQTFISQTSLQKHRITHTGNVHFKCKVYGKDFAYPRLLRIHQKTHTGEKPYECKQCGKAFARSSELQIHGRVHTGEKPYECKQCCKAFARSGDLHILERTHTGETFYVCKECGKAFVRSCDLGRHERTHTEEKPYECKQCGKAFATSSELKRHGITHTGQKPYKCQQCGKAFARSGDLHTHERTHMGEKPYVCKQCGKAFARSCDLRTHERTHTGEKPYVCKQCGKAFARSSCLQIHGRTHTRKKSFGCQQCGKTFASSCNLRRHRRMHTGEKPYECEQCGKTFTAAYYLQIHKQTHTGERPYECKRCGKAFTWPSHLHSHEQTHTTEKPYDCKKCGKAFATSSKLKIHGIVHTGEKPYECKQCGKAFARSSELQIHERVHTGEKPYECKQCGKAFATSGHLHRHERTHSGEKPYVCKECGKAFARSCDLRTHERTHTGEKPYVCKQCGKAFARSSCLQIHGRTHTRKKPFGCQQCGKTFASSCNLRRHGRMHTGEKPYECEQCGKTFTSAYYLQIHKRTHTGERPYECKWCGKAFTWSSHLHSHEQTHTGEKPYDCKKCGKAFATSSKLKIHGIVHTGEKPYECKQCGKAFARSSELQIHERVHTGEKPYECKQCGKAFATSGHLHRHERTHSGEKPYVCKECGKAFARSCDLRRHERTHTGEKPYVCKKMWQSLHSVLLPSLS, encoded by the coding sequence ATGTTGTTACAAACTGGAGATAGACCACATGAAAGTACAGTATGTGGGAAAGTCATCAGTTGTTCCAATGACATTCAAAGACATGAAGAAACTCATACTGGGTGGcaaccctatgaatgtcaacaatgtggtgaAGCCTCTTCTCTCCCAGGTGTTCAAAGACACATGATAACACACAGTGGAGGTAAACGTTTTCAAtgtgaggtatgtgggaaagcctttcatttctcctttttatttagaAGACACGAAAGAACTCATTCAGGAGAGAAACTCTATGAATGTGAACAAGATGGTCAAACCTTTATTTCACAGACAAGTCTTCAAAAGCACAGGATCACACACACAGGGAATGTACATTTCAAATGTAAGGTATATGGGAAAGACTTTGCTTATCCCAGATTACTTAGAATACATCAgaaaacacatactggagagaagccctatgaatgtaagcagtgtggcaaggcctttgctagatccagtgaacttcaaatacatggaagagtgcatactggagagaagccgtatgaatgtaagcagtgttgCAAAGCGtttgctagatctggtgaccttcacatacttgaaagaactcacactggagagacgTTCTATGTATGTAaggagtgtggcaaagcctttgttAGATCTTGTGACCTTGGCAGACATGAAAGAACACatactgaagagaagccctatgaatgcaaacaatgtggaaaagcctttgctacatcctctGAGCTTAAAAGACATGGAATAACACACACTGGTCAGAAGCCTTataaatgtcaacaatgtggaaaagcctttgctagatctggtgaccttcacacacatgaaagaactcatatgGGAGAAAAGCCttatgtatgtaagcagtgtggaaaagcctttgctagatcttgtGACCTTCGCacacatgaaagaactcatactggagagaagccctatgtatgtaagcagtgtggaaaagcctttgctaggtCTAGTtgccttcagattcatggaagaacacatactagaaAGAAATCCTTTGgttgtcaacaatgtggaaaaacatttgcttcaTCCTGTAATCTTCGCAGACATAGAAGAATGCATACCGGAGAAAAGCCTTATGAATGTGAACAATGTGGAAAAACCTTTACTGCTGCCTATTACCTTCAGATACATaaacaaactcatactggagagaggccctatgaatgtaagcggtgtgggaaagccttcacttggccctctcaccttcactcacatgaacaaactcatactacagagaagccctatgattgtaagaagtgtggcaaagcctttgctacatctagTAAACTTAAAATACATGGAAtagtgcatactggagagaagccctatgaatgtaagcagtgtggcaaagcctttgctagatccagtgaacttcaaatacatgaaagagtgcatactggagagaagccctatgaatgtaagcagtgtggcaaagcttttgctaCATCTGGTcaccttcacagacatgaaagaactcatagtggagagaagccctatgtatgtaaggagtgtggcaaagcctttgctagatcttgtGACCTTCGCacacatgaaagaactcatactggagagaagccctatgtatgtaagcagtgtggaaaagcctttgctaggtCTAGTtgccttcagattcatggaagaacacatactagaaAGAAACCCTTTggatgtcaacaatgtggaaaaacatttgcttcaTCCTGTAATCTTCGCAGACATGGAAGAATGCATAccggagaaaagccctatgaatgtgaaCAATGTGGAAAAACCTTTACTTCTGCCTATTACCTTCAGATACAtaaacgaactcatactggagagaggccctatgaatgtaagtggtgtgggaaagccttcacttggtcctctcaccttcactcacatgaacaaactcatactggagagaagccctatgattgtaagaagtgtggcaaagcctttgctacatctagTAAACTTAAAATACATGGAAtagtgcatactggagagaagccctatgaatgtaagcagtgtggcaaagcctttgctagatccagtgaacttcaaatacatgaaagagtgcatactggagagaagccctatgaatgtaagcagtgtggcaaagcctttgctacatctggtcaccttcacagacatgaaagaactcatagtggagagaagccctatgtatgtaaggagtgtggcaaagcctttgctagatcttgtGACCTTCgcagacatgaaagaactcatactggagagaagccctatgtatgtaaaaaaatgtggcaaagccttcactcagtcctcttaCCTTCACTCTCATGA